The nucleotide sequence CACCATCGCGAGCAAGCTCGCTCCTACAGGGTAAAGCGCGCGATTTTATAGGCGCCACAGATTGCCCCGTCGGCAGGCCGAGTGGAGGTTCTGAGCAGTGGGCAACCCGGCATGGATGCCGGGTTAGCCGCCCTCGGCCAAGGATGGCCGATGGCGGCGCGCCCACGGAGCAGGACCGGAGCGAGGGAACCCGGAGCGCCAGCGAAGGGCCGTACGTCAGGGGCCGGGCGTTTTGGTGACTTTGGCGCTCCAAAGTCACCCGCCGTAAAGGCGGAACCAAAAGCGGCCGTTACCGCAGAAACGGACATGTACGCCTGTAAGGCCGCCATCGCGAGCAAGCTCGCTCCTACAGGGCCCCAAAGTCACCCGCCGTAAGGGCGGAACCGAAAGCGGGCCGTTACCGCAGAAATGGATATGTACACCTGTAAGGCCGCCATCGCGAGCAAGCTCGCTCCTACAGGGCCCCAAAGTCACCCGCCGTAGGGGCGGAACCTTAAGCGGCCGCACCCGCAGAAATGGATATGTACACCGGAAGGCCGCCATCGCGGGCAGGCCCGCTCCCACAGGGGAGGGGGGAGGGGCACGACCTGCCACAAACAAAAACGGCCTCTATATAGATAGAGGCCGTTTCCGGTACAGCTCAACACGCTAGAGCAAGACAGATCTTACTTGCGGTCTTCCAGCTTGGTGATATCACGCGACTCGTAGCCGGTGTACAACTGGCGCGGGCGGCCGATCTTGTACGGGCTGGAGAGCATTTCCTTCCAGTGCGAGATCCAGCCGACAGTACGTGCCAGCGCGAAGATCACAGTGAACATGCTGGTTGGAATGCCGATCGCCTTGAGGATGATCCCCGAGTAGAAGTCGACGTTCGGGTACAGCGAGCGTTCGATGAAGTACGGGTCGGTCAGGGCGATCTCTTCCAGGCGCATGGCCAGTTCGAGTTGCGGATCGTTCTTGATGCCCAGTTCCTTCAGCACTTCGTCACAGGTCTGCTTCATGACGGTAGCGCGCGGGTCGCGGTTCTTGTAGACGCGGTGACCGAAGCCCATCAACTTGAACGGATCGTTCTTGTCCTTGGCCTTGGCGATGAACTTGTCGATGTTCGAGACATCGCCGATTTCATCGAGCATGGTCAGTACGGCTTCGTTCGCACCGCCGTGGGCAGGGCCCCACAGTGCGGCGATACCGGCGGCGATACAGGCGAACGGGTTGGCACCCGACGAACCGGCCAGACGTACGGTCGACGTCGAGGCGTTCTGCTCGTGGTCGGCGTGGAGGATGAAGATCCGGTCCATGGCCTTGGCGAGTACCGGGCTGATCGGTTTGATCTCGCACGGGGTGTTGAACATCATGTGCAGGAAGTTTTCCGCGTACGACAGGTCGTTGCGCGGGTACATCATGGGTTGGCCCATGGAGTACTTGTAAACCATCGCTGCCAGGGTTGGCATCTTGGCAACCAGGCGGATCGCGGAGATTTCGCGATGCTGCGGGTTATTGATGTCCAGGGAGTCGTGGTAGAAGGCGGAGAGGGCGCCGACTACGCCGCACATGACAGCCATCGGGTGGGCGTCGCGACGGAAACCGTTGAAGAAGGTCTTCAACTGTTCGTGAACCATGGTGTGGTTCTTGACGGTGCTGACGAACTGGGCCTTCTGTTCTGCGGTCGGCAGTTCGCCGTTGAGCAGCAGGTAGCAGGTTTCCAGGTAGTCCGACTTCTCGGCCAGTTGCTCGATCGGGTAGCCGCGATGCAGCAGGATGCCGTTGTCGCCGTCGATGTAGGTGATCTTCGACTCGCAGGAGGCGGTCGACATGAAACCAGGGTCAAAGGTGAAACGGCCCGTGGCCGTCAGGCCCCGTACGTCGATAACATCGGGACCAACGGTGCCGGTTAAAATGGGCAGCTCGACGGGGGCTGCGCCCTCGATGATCAACTGCGCTTTTTTGTCAGCCATGTGGCCTCCTATTTATGCTTGAAATCATCAGACAGACCCCCCACGCAGGGCCCGCACCACTATAGTGAGATAAATTCGAATGTCAATTTGCCTAAAGTCTTGCTCCAGAAGGCTTTAACCCTACTTTTTTCTCGAAATTGCCTGCCATTTACGCCTTTTATCCAACTTGCGCAATCCGCTATTAGGGGAAGGTGAACGCGTTGTCATTAGTAGCCTAACTGTCTATACTCGGCAGCCGACCGCCAAGGGCTTTTGGGCTTGCGTTATTGGGGGTCGCCTCCCTGGGTGGTGGTTACCTGACCAGTGCACTCCCCAACAACTTTGCCCTGATTGTTAGGGGCTCTTCAGTGTGAAAAAAAAGCCGTGAAAAGCCAACGACCTGTAAACCTAGACCTAAGGACCATCAAACTCCCTGTCACTGCTTACACGTCCATTCTTCACCGTATTTCCGGTGTCATCCTCTTCGTGTGCCTTGCCATCATGCTTTACGCATTGGACAAGTCGCTGAGCTCCGAGGAAGGCTTCGGCGAGGTGAAAGCGTGTCTGACCAGTCCGCTGGCCAAGCTAGTGATTTGGGGCATCCTGTCCGCTCTGCTGTATCACCTGGTAGCCGGTGTGCGCCATTTGATCATGGACATGGGCATCGGTGAGACGCTGGAAGGCGGCAAGCTGGGCTCGAAAATCGTTATCGCCGTTTCCGTGGTGGTAATCGTTCTGGCAGGAGTTTGGATATGGTAACTAACGTCACGAACCTCTCGCGTTCGGGCCTCTATGACTGGATGGCGCAACGCGTGTCGGCGGTCGTTCTCGCGGCTTATTTCATTTTCCTGATCGGCTACGTCGTTGCCCACCCTGGCATCAGCTACGCCCAATGGCATGAACTGTTCGCCAGCAACTGGATGCGAATTTTCAGTCTCCTGGCCCTTGTTGCCCTCGGCGCTCACGCCTGGGTCGGCATGTGGACCATCGCGACCGACTACCTGACGCCAATGGCGTTCGGCAAGTCCGCGACTGCAATTCGTTTCCTTTTCCAGGCAGTATGCGGCGTCGCGATGTTCGCTTACTTCGTCTGGGGTGTGCAGATTCTCTGGGGTATCTGAGTCATGGCTAACATTCCAACGATTTCTTTCGACGCCATCATCATTGGTGGTGGCGGCGCCGGCATGCGCGCAGCGCTGCAGCTGGCACAGGGCGGTCACAAGACTGCCGTGATCACCAAGGTGTTCCCGACCCGTTCGCACACCGTATCGGCTCAAGGCGGCATCACCTGCGCCATCGCCTCTGCGGATCCGAACGATGACTGGCGCTGGCACATGTACGATACCGTCAAGGGTTCCGACTACATCGGTGACCAGGACGCTATCGAATACATGTGTCAGGAAGGCCCGGCTGCCGTTTTCGAGCTGGACCACATGGGTCTGCCATTCTCCCGTACCGAACAAGGCCGCATCTACCAGCGTCCATTCGGTGGCCAGTCCAAGGACTACGGCAAAGGCGGCCAGGCTGCACGTACCTGCGCGGCATCCGACCGTACCGGTCACGCCCTGCTGCATACCCTTTACCAAGGCAACCTGAAAGCCGGTACCACGTTCCTGAACGAGTACTACGCTGTTGACCTGGTGAAAAACGATGCTGGCGATTTCGTCGGCGTTATCGCCATCTGCATCGAAACCGGCGAAACCACCTACATCCGTTCGAAAGCCACCGTGCTGGCGACCGGCGGTGCTGGCCGTATCTACGCTTCGACCACCAACGCCCTGATCAACACCGGTGACGGTGTCGGCATGGCCCTGCGTGCAGGCGTACCGGTACAAGACATCGAAATGTGGCAGTTCCACCCGACCGGCATCGCCGGCGCCGGTGTACTGGTAACCGAAGGTTGCCGTGGTGAAGGTGGTTACCTGATCAACAAACACGGCGAGCGTTTCATGGAGCGTTATGCTCCGAACGCCAAAGACCTGGCAGGTCGTGACGTGGTTGCTCGCTCGATGGTTAAGGAAATCATCGCGGGTAACGGTTGCGGTCCTAACGGCGACCACGTAATGCTCAAACTCGACCACCTGGGCGAGGAAGTGCTGCACAGCCGTCTGCCGGGCATTTGCGAACTGTCGAAAACGTTTGCTCACGTTGACCCGGTCGTTGCTCCGGTTCCGGTCGTTCCAACCTGCCACTACATGATGGGCGGCGTTGCCACCAACATTCATGGCCAGGCGATCACCCAGAACGCCGAAGGCGTGGACACCATCATCCCAGGCCTGTTCGCCGTAGGCGAAGTGGCTTGCGTATCGGTTCACGGTGCCAACCGCCTGGGCGGCAACTCGCTGCTCGACCTGGTGGTCTTCGGCCGTGCTGCCGGCCTGCACCTGGAAAAGGCGCTGACCGACGGTATCGAATACGACGACGCCACCGAAGCCAACATCAACGCCGCCCTGGCCCGTCTGTCCGCCCTGAACGAGCGTACCGATGGCGAAGACGTGGCTACCCTGCGTCGCGAGCTGCAAAGCTGCATGCAGAACTACTTCGGTGTATTCCGTACCGGCGAATACATGCAGAAGGGTATTGCCCAGCTGGCCGAACTGCGCGCACGTATTGCCAACGTCAAGATCAACGACAAGTCGCAAGCGTTCAACACGGCTCGTATCGAGGCTCTGGAACTGCAAAACCTGCTGGAAGTGGCTGAAGCTACTGCCATCGCTGCCGAAGTACGTAAAGAGTCCCGCGGTGCTCACGCCCGTGAAGACTTCGAAGATCGTGACGACGAAAACTGGCTGTGCCACACCCTGTACTTCCCGGGTGAGAAACGCGTTGCCAAGCGTGCCGTGAAC is from Pseudomonas sp. MYb118 and encodes:
- the gltA gene encoding citrate synthase, giving the protein MADKKAQLIIEGAAPVELPILTGTVGPDVIDVRGLTATGRFTFDPGFMSTASCESKITYIDGDNGILLHRGYPIEQLAEKSDYLETCYLLLNGELPTAEQKAQFVSTVKNHTMVHEQLKTFFNGFRRDAHPMAVMCGVVGALSAFYHDSLDINNPQHREISAIRLVAKMPTLAAMVYKYSMGQPMMYPRNDLSYAENFLHMMFNTPCEIKPISPVLAKAMDRIFILHADHEQNASTSTVRLAGSSGANPFACIAAGIAALWGPAHGGANEAVLTMLDEIGDVSNIDKFIAKAKDKNDPFKLMGFGHRVYKNRDPRATVMKQTCDEVLKELGIKNDPQLELAMRLEEIALTDPYFIERSLYPNVDFYSGIILKAIGIPTSMFTVIFALARTVGWISHWKEMLSSPYKIGRPRQLYTGYESRDITKLEDRK
- the sdhC gene encoding succinate dehydrogenase, cytochrome b556 subunit gives rise to the protein MKSQRPVNLDLRTIKLPVTAYTSILHRISGVILFVCLAIMLYALDKSLSSEEGFGEVKACLTSPLAKLVIWGILSALLYHLVAGVRHLIMDMGIGETLEGGKLGSKIVIAVSVVVIVLAGVWIW
- the sdhD gene encoding succinate dehydrogenase, hydrophobic membrane anchor protein, yielding MVTNVTNLSRSGLYDWMAQRVSAVVLAAYFIFLIGYVVAHPGISYAQWHELFASNWMRIFSLLALVALGAHAWVGMWTIATDYLTPMAFGKSATAIRFLFQAVCGVAMFAYFVWGVQILWGI
- the sdhA gene encoding succinate dehydrogenase flavoprotein subunit, whose protein sequence is MANIPTISFDAIIIGGGGAGMRAALQLAQGGHKTAVITKVFPTRSHTVSAQGGITCAIASADPNDDWRWHMYDTVKGSDYIGDQDAIEYMCQEGPAAVFELDHMGLPFSRTEQGRIYQRPFGGQSKDYGKGGQAARTCAASDRTGHALLHTLYQGNLKAGTTFLNEYYAVDLVKNDAGDFVGVIAICIETGETTYIRSKATVLATGGAGRIYASTTNALINTGDGVGMALRAGVPVQDIEMWQFHPTGIAGAGVLVTEGCRGEGGYLINKHGERFMERYAPNAKDLAGRDVVARSMVKEIIAGNGCGPNGDHVMLKLDHLGEEVLHSRLPGICELSKTFAHVDPVVAPVPVVPTCHYMMGGVATNIHGQAITQNAEGVDTIIPGLFAVGEVACVSVHGANRLGGNSLLDLVVFGRAAGLHLEKALTDGIEYDDATEANINAALARLSALNERTDGEDVATLRRELQSCMQNYFGVFRTGEYMQKGIAQLAELRARIANVKINDKSQAFNTARIEALELQNLLEVAEATAIAAEVRKESRGAHAREDFEDRDDENWLCHTLYFPGEKRVAKRAVNFSPKTVPTFEPKVRTY